Proteins co-encoded in one Papaver somniferum cultivar HN1 chromosome 5, ASM357369v1, whole genome shotgun sequence genomic window:
- the LOC113279578 gene encoding uncharacterized protein LOC113279578, with protein MDLLVSLRFRMDKSWMSTDRTKKRYREGVAAFLRYAVNHLKEEGETYDEFLMLCPCTNCLNLCACSVGDVEDHLFVNGIDQTYTIWNKHGEKDEAITSSKPVNVNNGMHAEFEMGTPTDAPDEDFGMGTPTDAPDTIDMMQAAEEFADDPIKFKKLLENAEKPLYEGCPNFTKLSAIVQLFKLKSKHGASDMFFNELLPLLKDMLPKEGNLMARSTYQAKKILKSMGSGYTKIHACINNCILYWNEYKDEKVCPTCKAPRWKVDRDGKVYENVPAKVLWYFDIIPRFQRLFQSKHTAKDLIWHDTTRNKDGVLRHPADSHAWREIDNNFPEIKGDPRNLRLAVSADGVDVNTGTKHHSGKRTWDAYAQEMFTLRAVVLWTINDYPALGTLCGCRYAGYHGCVVCRKKTHSIRLHDSNKNVYVGYRRFLPYEHPFRRQKGAFGGKQEWETAPEPMTGEEIYEENVGQSLVGTLLHNGNTKDGLNARKDLVRLGLKSELHPKTDDKGTILPAACYTLTTEEKDIFLETLSELRVPEGSISAKEIMVEELDKLQEDLCVTLCLLEKEVKLCGPVCFRWMYPFERCMKVIKGHVRNKNQPCGCIAEENVAEETIEIYCEYHKSIRTIGIPLDRHNTSQEGEPLSAEEPCIVTPEQLRQAHFYVMQNTPEIEPYIDRHKLYLETNYSTKKRAWLEKEHSNTFGAWLKNEVEKELADDRESISENLRWISHGPHYEVTKYTVYRINGYLFRTRSRDGRIHQNSGVSVAANDMHISRDDDVTYGKASYYGVLQEIWELDYCERKVHLFKCNWVDNKRGVKRDALGYKIVDLTMLGYKNDPFILASQAKQVFYVKDQLDKKKSIVFVTPPKNYRDDDGNDEEFSTVIFSANDNILPSVDPQDLGKESRNDYFRTDCRGLLIRKPK; from the exons ATGGATCTACTGGTCTCTTTGCGTTTCAGAATGGATAAATCCTGGATGAGTACTGATAGAACGAAGAAACGTTATAGAGAAGGAGTTGCGGCGTTTCTGCGGTATGCTGTCAACCATCTCAAGGAGGAGGGTGAGACATATGATGAATTTCTTATGTTGTGTCCGTGTACAAATTGTTTAAATCTCTGTGCATGCTCCGTTGGAGACGTAGAAGATCATTTATTCGTAAATGGAATCGATCAAACGTATACTATTTGGAATAAGCATGGGGAAAAGGATGAGGCAATAACTAGTAGTAAGCCAGTTAACGTCAACAATGGTATGCACGCTGAATTTGAAATGGGAACTCCCACTGATGCTCCAGACGAAGATTTTGGAATGGGAACTCCCACTGATGCTCCAGACACTATAGATATGATGCAGGCTGCAGAAGAGTTCGCAGATGACCCTATAAAGTTTAAAAAGTTACTTGAAAATGCTGAAAAGCCCTTATACGAAGGATGTCCCAACTTCACAAAGTTGTCTGCAATTGTGCAGTTGTTTAAGTTGAAGAGTAAGCACGGTGCATCAGACAtgttttttaatgaattgttacCCTTGTTAAAGGACATGCTTCCCAAAGAAGGTAATTTAATGGCGAGGAGTACATATCAggcaaaaaaaatattgaaatcaATGGGTTCAGGGTACACAAAGATACATGCATGTATCAACAACTGCATTCTTTATTGGAATGAGTACAAGGATGAAAAAGTGTGTCCTACTTGTAAAGCACCCAGATGGAAAGTTGACAGGGATGGTAAAGTTTACGAGAATGTTCCAGCAAAGGTATTGTGGTACTTCGACATCATCCCAAGATTTCAGCGGCTGTTTCAATCGAAGCACACAGCAAAAGATTTGATATGGCACGATACCACTAGAAACAAAGACGGTGTTTTACGTCATCCGGCAGACTCACATGCTTGGAGAGAGATAGATAACAATTTCCCAGAAATTAAAGGTGATCCAAGAAATCTGCGGTTAGCTGTTTCGGCTGATGGAGTTGATGTAAACACAGGCACCAAACATCACAGT GGAAAGAGAACATGGGATGCATATGCCCAAGaaatgtttactctacgtgcagTTGTTTTGTGGACGATAAACGATTATCCTGCTCTTGGTACACTATGTGGTTGTCGCTACGCTGGATATCATGGTTGTGTGGTGTGTCGTAAAAAAACGCACAGTATTAGGCTtcatgactcaaacaagaatgttTATGTTGGTTATAGAAGATTTTTACCCTATGAGCATCCGTTCAGAAGGCAGAAGGGGGCATTTGGCGGAAAACAAGAGTGGGAGACTGCTCCAGAACCAATGACCGGGGAAGAAATATATGAGGAG AATGTGGGACAAAGTCTTGTTGGAACGTTGCTGCACAAcgggaatacaaaagatggattaaACGCCAGAAAGGATTTGGTGCGTTTGGGGTTAAAATCGGAGTTACACCCTAAGACAGATGACAAAGGAACGATACTTCCCGCAGCATGTTATACATTAACTACGGAAGAAAAAGACATATTCTTGGAGACACTATCCGAGTTAAGAGTTCCAGAAGG atcaATATCTGCCAAAGAAATCATGGTGGAAGAGCTAGATAAATtgcaagaggatctctgtgtgacGTTATGCTtactagagaa ggaagtgaagTTATGCGGTCCGGTttgctttcgatggatgtatcctttCGAAAGGTGTATGAAGGTTATAAAGGGGCATGTGCGAAACAAGAATCAACCTTGTGGATGCATTGCCGAAGAGAATGTTGCAGAAGAGACGATTGAGATATATTGTGAGTACCATAAAAGCATCAGGACAATTGGTATTCCACTAGATAGGCATAATACATCTCAGGAGGGAGAACCGTTATCAGCTGAAGAGCCGTGTATAGTTACCCCTGAACAGTTGAGACAAGCACATTTCTATGTAATGCAGAACACGCCTGAAATTGAGCCTTACATAGA CCGACACAAGCTATATTTGGAAACTAACTATTCTACTAAAAAGCGAGCATGGCTAGAGAAAGAGCACTCTAACACTTTTGGCGCTTGGTTAAAAAATGAG GTTGAAAAAGAGTTGGCAGACGACAGAGAAAGTATCTCAGAGAACTTAAGATGGATATCACACGGCCCGCACTACGAGGTAACGAAATACACTGTATATCGCATCAATGGATATCTATTCCGCACAAGATCCCGTGATGGTAGAATTCACCAGAATAGTGGGGTTAGCGTTGCAGCAAATGACATGCACATATCTAGAGATGATGATGTTACATATGGTAAAGCCTCTTATTATGGTGTCTTGCAAGAGATATGGGAGTTAGATTACTGTGAAAGAAAAGTTCATCTGTTCAAGTGCAATTGGGTTGATAATAAACGTGGGGTCAAAAGAGATGCTCTTGGCTACAAGATTGTTGACCTTACTATGTTGGGATACAAAAATGATCCTTTTATTTTAGCCTcacaagctaagcaggtattttatgtcaaAGACCAGTTAGATAAGAAAAAGTCTATTGTTTTTGTGACACCTCCCAAAAATTATAGAGATGACGATGGCAACGATGAGGAATTCAGTACAGTAATCTTTTCTGCGAATGATAATATCTTGCCGTCTGTAGATCCACAAGACTTGGGTAAAGAATCCCGAAATGATTACTTCCGAACTGACTGCCGAGGTTTACTTATACGCAAGCCAAAATGA